One part of the Patescibacteria group bacterium genome encodes these proteins:
- a CDS encoding PGPGW domain-containing protein: MKRVWTAALKVGRILAGLVVTIAGLVMLIGPGPGILVLLAGIGILSIDFPAAQKLRHKILAQLPKNPQGKTPIWLIITFTIIGLLSLILSIMWLR; encoded by the coding sequence GTGAAAAGAGTCTGGACTGCAGCGCTGAAAGTCGGGCGCATCTTAGCTGGCTTGGTGGTCACCATTGCCGGCCTGGTGATGCTCATTGGCCCAGGTCCGGGCATTCTGGTGCTGCTCGCTGGCATTGGAATTCTGAGTATCGACTTCCCCGCTGCACAAAAGTTGCGCCACAAAATCCTGGCGCAACTACCCAAAAATCCACAGGGCAAGACCCCAATCTGGCTCATCATCACCTTTACCATCATCGGGCTGCTGAGTCTGATCCTGTCCATTATGTGGCTACGCTGA